A single Anopheles arabiensis isolate DONGOLA chromosome 2, AaraD3, whole genome shotgun sequence DNA region contains:
- the LOC120896103 gene encoding DNA topoisomerase 3-beta: MKVALMVAEKPSLAASLASILSNGKCSVRKGSNSACSVHEWVGQFRGETTRFKMTSVCGHIMGLEFVGKYNSWDRVDPAELFACPTEKKESTPNLRMPYFLAQEARGCDYLILWLDCDKEGENICYEVMAAVSDSIHNVHSNRVTYRAKFSAITEKDIKYAMDNLIHPNENEAKSVDARQELDLRIGCAFTRFQTKFFQGKYADLDASLISYGPCQTPTLGFCVQRHDEIQTFKPETFWYVQVSVGESPEIKLEWHRVRVFEKEIACIYLNKVKEQKEAIVEAVSSKEQVRGRPQALNTVELMRAASAGLGIGPHTAMQIAEKLYTRGYISYPRTETTQYPTNFDLNGVVRLLQPSSEFGEEAKAIARDMTHPRKGNDAGDHPPITPMKLASRNELDGDSWRVYDYICRHFLGTISRDLKYRTHTTKFRIGGELFTATTSALIDPGFTKVMTWQAFGKNELVHQFAVNDKVKISDVRLVESQTGPPDYLTESELISLMEKHGIGTDASIPVHINNICQRNYVAIGSGRTLTPTNLGIVLVHGYQKIDPELVLPTMRSAVEQQLNLIAHGSADYRLVLKHAVEIFRLKFLYFVQNISNMDILFESTFSSLSSSGKSLSRCGKCRRYMKYIQSKPARLHCPTCDETYTLPVKGSIRVYRELKCPLDDFELVAWTNGAMGKAYPLCPYCYNHPPFRDMAKNSGCNNCPHPTCAHSLSLLGVSSCMECERGVLVLDSTMTPKTWRLVCNGLCDVIVNCFADAVKVTVEAESCEECGAQLVTAVYKQEKSPFKDEVTEKKGCIFCFAEFMPLVEKHKAVEMRRNHAGGRGGRGRGFRGRGGKGGRGRNKAPKDKMTQLANYFV, encoded by the exons ATGAAGGTTGCGCTAATGGTGGCCGAAAAGCCATCGCTAGCAGCCTCGCTAGCGAGCATCCTGAGCAACGGGAAGTGTTCGGTGCGAAAAG GTTCGAACAGTGCATGCTCGGTACACGAATGGGTGGGCCAGTTCCGGGGCGAAACGACGCGCTTCAAAATGACGTCCGTGTGCGGGCACATCATGGGGTTAGAGTTTGTCGGCAAGTACAACTCGTGGGACCGCGTCGACCCGGCCGAACTGTTCGCCTGCCCGACCGAGAAGAAGGAGTCCACCCCGAACCTGCGCATGCCGTACTTTCTCGCCCAGGAGGCGCGCGGCTGCGACTACCTCATACTGTGGCTCGATTGCGACAAGGAGGGCGAAAACATTTGCTACGAGGTGATGGCGGCCGTGTCCGACTCGATCCACAATGTGCATTCCAACCGGGTGACGTACCGGGCCAAGTTCTCCGCCATCACCGAGAAGGACATCAAGTACGCGATGGACAATCTGATCCACCCGAACGAAAACGAGGCGAAATCGGTCGACGCACGGCAGGAGCTGGATCTGCGCATCGGCTGCGCGTTCACCCGCTTCCAGACCAAGTTCTTCCAGGGCAAGTATGCCGATCTGGACGCGTCGCTCATTTCGTACGGGCCGTGCCAGACGCCCACGCTTGGGTTTTGCGTCCAGCGGCACGACGAAATTCAAACGTTCAAGCCGGAAACGTTCTGGTACGTGCAGGTGTCAGTGGGCGAAAGTCCCGAGATCAAGCTGGAATGGCACCGCGTGCGCGTGTTCGAGAAGGAGATCGCTTGTATATATCTGAATAAGGTTAAAGAACAGAAGGAAGCAAT CGTTGAAGCTGTTAGCTCGAAAGAGCAGGTCCGTGGACGTCCGCAAGCACTGAACACCGTCGAACTGATGCGTGCGGCCAGTGCAGGTTTGGGCATCGGTCCCCATACGGCGATGCAAATTGCTGAAAA ACTGTACACCCGAGGTTACATCAGCTATCCTCGAACAGAAACCACACAGTATCCAACCAACTTCGATCTAAA TGGAGTTGTACGACTATTGCAACCTTCGTCGGAGTTTGGCGAAGAGGCGAAGGCAATCGCCCGCGATATGACGCACCCGCGCAAGGGTAACGACGCCGGCGACCATCCACCGATCACGCCGATGAAGCTGGCCTCGCGCAACGAGCTCGACGGGGACAGCTGGCGCGTGTACGACTACATCTGTCGCCACTTTCTCGGTACGATTTCGCGCGATCTAAAGTACCGCACGCACACGACCAAGTTCCGGATCGGGGGGGAACTGTTTACCGCCACCACTAGCGCCCTGATCGATCCCGGCTTTACCAAGGTAATGACGTGGCAGGCGTTCGGCAAGAACGAGCTCGTGCATCAGTTCGCGGTCAACGACAAGGTGAAGATCAGCGACGTGCGGCTGGTGGAGAGCCAAACGGGCCCGCCGGACTATCTGACCGAGTCCGAGCTGATCTCGCTGATGGAGAAGCACGGCATCGGTACGGACGCTTCGATCCCGGTGCACATCAACAACATCTGCCAGCGGAACTACGTGGCGATCGGAAGTGGCCGTACGCTCACACCGACCAACCTGGGCATTGTGCTCGTGCACGGATATCAGAAG ATTGATCCGGAGTTGGTCCTGCCCACGATGCGGTCCGCcgtcgagcagcagctgaaTCTCATTGCGCACGGTTCCGCCGACTATCGGTTGGTGCTGAAGCACGCCGTCGAAATATTCCGCCTCAAGTTCCTGTACTTTGTGCAAAACATCAGCAACATGGACATACTGTTCGAGTCGACGTTCTCGTCGCTCAGCTCGTCCGGCAAATCGCTGTCGCGCTGCGGCAAGTGCCGCCGCTACATGAAGTACATACAGTCGAAACCGGCCCGCCTCCACTGCCCCACGTGCGACGAAACGTACACGCTGCCGGTGAAGGGTTCGATCCGCGTGTACCGCGAGCTCAAGTGCCCGCTGGACGATTTCGAGCTGGTCGCCTGGACGAACGGTGCGATGGGCAAGGCGTACCCGCTCTGCCCGTACTGCTACAACCATCCGCCGTTCAGGGATATGGCGAAGAACTCGGGCTGCAACAACTGTCCCCATCCGACCTGCGCCCACTCGCTGTCGCTGCTGGGCGTGTCGAGCTGCATGGAGTGCGAGCGGGGCGTGCTGGTGCTCGACTCGACGATGACGCCGAAAACGTGGCGCCTGGTTTGCAACGGTTTGTGTGACGTCATCGTTAACTGTTTCGCCGATGCGGTGAAAGTAACCGTGGAAG CTGAATCGTGTGAAGAGTGTGGCGCCCAGCTTGTCACAGCAGTCTACAAACAGGAAAAATCCCCATTCAAGGACGAGGTTACGGAGAAGAAGGGTTGCATTTTCTGTTTCGCCGAATTTATGCCACTG GTTGAGAAGCACAAAGCGGTCGAGATGCGCCGAAACCATGCCGGTGGACGGGGCGGACGGGGCCGAGGTTTTCGCGGCCGAGGTGGCAAAGGAGGCCGGGGAAGGAACAAAGCACCCAAGGATAAGATGACACAGCTAGCGAACTATTTCGTGTAG